The Paracoccus sp. MBLB3053 nucleotide sequence GGATGCCGCGCTTGACCCAGTCGACGCGGTCCTTGAAATGCATGTGGCAGGGCTGGGCGTCGGACCAGGTATTGATGATCGCGACGATGGGCTTTCCCTCCCAGTCCTCGGCGGCATAGCCCATCTGCATGGTCCGCGAGCGATGCCCGAAGGACCGCTGGTCGTCCGGCACCATCCAGCGCGCCGAGCGCAGATCCATGTATTCTTTCTTCTTCTGCATCCTTATCCTCCCTCGTCCGCTCGGATGCATGGGCGTTCGGGTCATGCTGCCACGTAACGCTTGAGCGGAATGTTGATGTGATATATTAGTTGGATAAGAATATCAATTACGAATCTCGCAGTTGCTTGATCCGTGAAACCATGCAGGAAACAGGACATGACGAAGACGCTTCTCTCGGCATTCAGCGCGGCGGAAACCGGGACAGCGGCAGGCGGCACGGTGCAGCGGGTCTATGGTGACCTGCGGCAGCGAATCATCGCCTTCGAGCTGCCCCCTGACATGACGCTGGACCGCCACGAGCTGACCGAACATTACGGCGTCAGCCTGACCCCCCTGCGCGAGGCGCTGCAAAAGCTGCATCTCGAAGGGTTGGTCCGGGTCTATCCACAATCAAGGACTGTCGTGACGCGGATCGACATTCCCCAGATCTACGAGGCGCATTTCCTGCGCACGGCGCTGGAATGCGAAGTCGCGCGCAATCTGGCGCTGAAACCTGATCCCGATCTCATCACCCGCGCGCGCTCGATCATCCGCATGCAGGAGGTCGTGGCGCAGGATCCGGGCCAGGTCACGATGTTTCAGGAACTGGACGAGGTGTTTCACAACACGATGTTCGCGGCGCTTGGTCGCGGGGCGCTGCATCAGTTGATCCGCGAACGTTCCGGGCATCTTGAGCGAGCGCGGCGCTTGCACAATGCGCAAGGGCGCGTCGCCT carries:
- a CDS encoding GntR family transcriptional regulator, whose amino-acid sequence is MTKTLLSAFSAAETGTAAGGTVQRVYGDLRQRIIAFELPPDMTLDRHELTEHYGVSLTPLREALQKLHLEGLVRVYPQSRTVVTRIDIPQIYEAHFLRTALECEVARNLALKPDPDLITRARSIIRMQEVVAQDPGQVTMFQELDEVFHNTMFAALGRGALHQLIRERSGHLERARRLHNAQGRVASIISGHLAVVDEIEKGDPDAAVSAMRRHLGGTISQVEKLRSRHPDYFS